The sequence below is a genomic window from Coleofasciculus sp. FACHB-T130.
TCTTTTGCGGATATTTTCCAAGACCGCCCTTCACAGTGAACTTCGTCCCCGATGATTTTAACTCCACCGCGAGCGATCGCAAATAGTTCTTGCCTTTCTTCATCGGTCAAGTAATCATCACCTTTAAGACCACTTGGGCGCTTTCGAGGATCGCCTCCTGCATCCAAGTAGCGCTGTCGAGATAAAGCAAAAAGTTCTTTTATTCTTGCATACTGTTGCTTTTCAATCTCAGTAGGTTTTGTCATCGTTCCGATACCCATTTGATAGGAACAATATCGCTATTTTGCAGGAGTCGAGCATAGGGTAAGACATTGCTAGGGGTTTCAATTACCCAAATTCCTGTGTCTTCATCATACACCGCATTGCTAAGTAGCTCTAAGGTATCTAAGGCGTTGAGAATTAGGTATTGTGCTTCGGATGGTTCCACCACTATTGAGTTCAATTTAACCTTGGCTATCTTACACGAAGGGACTGCATTAAGGGATTTTCGCTAACTCTTATGGGAGCGGTATCTTACCTCACCTTTTTTAAAGTCGCAGCTGAGTTACGGCGATTTTGCCGGAAAAGCAGACATCAACATCGCTACCAGGAGTGCGATCGCGTTTGGCATATTCTCCGACGTAGTAAAAATTATCGCCTTCAACGCGATAGTTAACTGGTAAGGGTTGCCGAGAAGGTTCGCAAAACACCACTTCCGGATCGGGATCTCCGGGTAACAAATGCGGCAAATTCACATTCCAAAACGTTCCCGGTTCAATGGTACGGTTGAGTAGATCGGCTAAAATTCCAGCCGTCCACCTCGCCGCCACATCCCAATCGACATTCAGTTTGCCTTTGCGATAGTGGGAAACGGCAATCCCCGGAACCCCATGAAAGGCTGCTTCGCGCACAGCAGCGACAGTCCCTGAAATGTAAACATCGGCTCCTAAGTTGCCACCGGCGTTGATGCCAGAAAGGACAAACTTGACAGTAGGGCAAAGATGCGTAAGCGCAATGCGAACGCAATCAGCGGGAGTACCCGCGATCGCATATTCAAAATCCGAGCGACGCCGTACATGAATCGCTTGAGTCGTCGTCACCTGATGACCGCATCCGGATAAATGGTCTTTAGGAGCCACAATCACCCCCTTGCCATTCATCGCCTTGTGCAGCGCTCGGATTCCAGGAGCGTCTATTCCGTCGTCGTTCGTTAAAATCAAAGTCATATATTTTTTTGCTGAGTCGGACGTAGCCTAGACGGTTTGCTCAAGCACCCATTGATTCAAATGTGAGAAGGCAACTAGATGGAATTGCATCACCAACCGATTCAGGAATCTTACACCGCCGAAAACCTCCTCCAACAGGTACTCTCACTGAGTGATGACCAGCTCAAACAGGAGTATTTAAATTATCTAAAATGGACAGACCCCATAGTCCAGATGTTACAGCGCTTGGAGGAAAAAGCTCAGGTAGTGCGAGTCGTGAAGTTAGCCTTAGAAGTGGATTTGAGGTTAGGCGCACAGATGGCAGGAGCCGTTAAACCGGAGTTTCAAGCCGCAACCGTCGGTTTAGTTGCTTCTCTAGAAGTTCCTCAAGAGTTGAAATTTCAACTTTTAGGCATCACTGGCTCTGATAGTGCAATCCCCAGCCTACTCCCAGCGCTTCACCACCCTGACGATAAGGTGCGTGAAAGTGCAGCTTATGGCTTAGCTTCCATCGGCACCGATGCAGTCGTGACAGCGCTGCTGGAAGTATTGAACGATGACGACTCTGGTGTTCGCTTGAGTGCAGCTTATGGATTAGGTTCTATCGGCACCGATGCCGCAGTGATGGGGTTGCGGCAAGCGTTGAACGATGAAGATTTTCAGGTGCGCGAGAGTGCAGCTTATGCCTTAGGCGCGATTGGTACCCAGGCAGCCGTAGGGGTGCTGCGGCAAGCATTGAACGATGAGGACTTTGATGTGCGTGGGAGAGCTGCCTACGCTTTAGGTCAAACCCCCACCGAGGAAGCAGTGTCGGCGCTACTGGAAGCGTTGAACGATGCAGATTTTCGGGTGCGTTACAATGCTGCCTATGCTTTAGGTCAAATTCCCACTCAGCAGGCGGTATCAGCGCTACTGCAAGCGTTAAATG
It includes:
- the surE gene encoding 5'/3'-nucleotidase SurE, which translates into the protein MTLILTNDDGIDAPGIRALHKAMNGKGVIVAPKDHLSGCGHQVTTTQAIHVRRRSDFEYAIAGTPADCVRIALTHLCPTVKFVLSGINAGGNLGADVYISGTVAAVREAAFHGVPGIAVSHYRKGKLNVDWDVAARWTAGILADLLNRTIEPGTFWNVNLPHLLPGDPDPEVVFCEPSRQPLPVNYRVEGDNFYYVGEYAKRDRTPGSDVDVCFSGKIAVTQLRL